From the genome of Rhododendron vialii isolate Sample 1 chromosome 10a, ASM3025357v1:
TCTATCTATCGACTTTGGTATGAAAGTGAAGTTTTTCTTCCAATACCCGGCTCCTAATCTTCTGGAATTGGATGAAGAGCAAGAATGCCTGGCTTGCTATGCGTTCCAATCaatgaccaaaagaaaaaactactTTGTAGCTTCGAAAAACAGAAACTGAGGTTGCAGACGCCCTCTTTCACACGTGGAGATTACATCATCCCAGCAACCAACCTCCTGCTCAGATTTCACGGTAATAAGAAAACGAAAACGAGAGACGAAGACACATACAAATAGAAACATGTGGCTTAAACTGAATGGTTACCTTCACAGTCTCGTCATCGTACATAATCCACTTCTCCAGCTCTTGGCTGTACGCAAAGCATATGTGGTGTTGCGCAAAATAGCAAACCTTAAAATAGACAAGGATTTTCGGTGAGATGATTTGTTTTTGTCACAGATTATTAGATAAAATGGAGATTGGATCGGAAACTAGAAGAAAGATATAGATAGCAAAAGATGGTATAGAGTTCTAACTTCTAACCATGCCTACCCTCATTTGATGGGAACCGTTTTGTCAAGTTAGTCTATTTTCTTGTACTTGCATTTTGTTTCAAGGACACCGTTGAAGCCTAAATCACCCGAGAACTATCAACAACAGAAGGGAAAACTACCAAACTAAGACCACCAAATCATACTTCAAGAACTGAAAGGAATATAGGTCCAATTTCCATCACGAAAAACGCAACCAAAAGATAGGACATGTTCAAGCAAAGACGACGTTTACCATTGAGAAAAGGGAATGTTTTTTCCCTAAATCTAAACCATCGTGGAAGACGGCCATATCTATCTCAGTAGTCAAAGCTGTCAATGTTGCAGATATATCTTCTCTGCTTTCACTGTCAGTCGGCCAAAGTAGAGCTGCAATGACCAAACAAGAACAAGCTAGTAAGTAGACTCGGAATGAACTGCGTGCTGTCTGAAATTATTTCCAGACTTCTAGTCCTTTACCTATTGCAAACACGTGTGGAGCCGTTCTCAGGTAACTGAGAAGACTTTTGTGTTTGCCACATCCTCCTATCTCAGGATCACAAGCAAATTGTGGTTCACAATCGACATAGTTCCTTTCTGCAAGCTTgaaaatctcatcaaaatggCTCTCTGGCTGCATATTCTGAAGtagcaaaacaaatgaaaatgagCCCAAGAattgaggaaattttttttgctagtttttcatcaaaataaataatcaGATGAAACATGCCTTTATTGTTATGAGAGAGCCCGCACATATGCCGTAGAGGAAAGAAGTATGCTTCTCTTCTCTGGATTCCATACCACAGTTGGAACAGATTATTTTTTCAAGTATGTCCATTCCAAAAAGTTCATGTGCTATGCAAGCATCACTGCCACAGTCCCAAGAGCCTTCAGCACATTTGCTTCCCACTGTTGATTTATGAAGACTATCTAAAACGATTGCCAAAACTTCTGAAGTGTCGTACATATGTGGCTGTAAAAACACAGAAAATCTCTGAATTTGTGACTTTGGAATAAGGGTAAAATATGACGATTATAACAACCAACCAAATTGTTAACTTACTTCACGGAATATATTACTATCAGGGTTCAACTTGATCAGAGCATTTCTTAAAGAAGTGGGAGAAATTGCTTCTCTTTCCTTATTTGCAGACGCCTCACATAGGGCAATGAAAATCTCTTTTAATGCACAGACAACACAGGGGTCCCCAATATGCACATGCTCGGATGTTGCTCCACTCATAAACGCCTCTCTGAACTTTCTTAAATTCCAGAAAGTCTATATGTTCACAGAAAAGTTCATATTACAGACCAAGGGCATGGAAATGAAACACATGTTCTGGCAGCATAGAAATGGAATTCTTTTCAATGAAAACTAACCTGTACGATGACATTTACAAAGCAAGTGTATTCACCAGTATCATTCCTCAGCCCGGGGTTAAATATATCTGATCCACTTATAGTTCCCAACGTGCTGCAAGTTGATAAGACCCCAAGGTCATCTTCTAATTCTGGGATCTTTGCCAAGGGAAGATTCTTCTGTGCTTGTAACGTATCTGGAAATAGTTGACAAGCCAAAAGTCAGGGCGAAGGCTCTTGCCATAGTTTTTGAGTACTTCAGTGAAATGAAATAGACACAACTTTTATCAGAATCTCCATCAGCTTGCAGAAACTATGTCAGCCTTGTGGGATACTTGCAtgtatttctcaatttttttaaatctcaaATGCACTACACAACATGTTGATCCATCTCTCTGTACATTTATTTATGCCATACTTTCAGCAAAACAGTGATAGTGGTTGATATTTCTTTGAGCATAACAATCAACAAAAGTATAAGATGCCATTTCTTTTCCATAGGGAAGAGGACTCTGCATATTCTAGGTCCGCCAAAAGGATGCttacctttctttcttctctttttggtCCTTTGTGAGCAAACAACCACCGGTTTAGTCGACTCCTCAACCTTTATAGGTGCAGCTTCATTCGTGGTTCTCTTGGCTAGAGCCATCTGCTTGGCCTCGTCCTCAACCTTTCTTTGATACTCCAACTTCTCTTTAAGCTTTCTATCCTCCAGTATGAAATTTTCCCTAAGTTCCTGTTCTCGTAGCTTTAAGTCATCGGGACGTACAGCAACAACAGGAAAGTGACTGGATGAAGACAAAGGTCACAACACATGACATGCTCAGTAAGACGTATGGAAAATAGCAAAGATGGATGTGTTCTTTGCCATATACTTCTTTGGTGTATTCTGCTGGTGAGAGTATAACTAGGACTTACTCTTGTTCAGCAGTTTCCTCTTGTGCCAAGTTTAGCTCGTCGCCACAAGTAGCCTGCAATATGAGGAGAGTATTAGATGATCTTGAACCAAATATACACAGCATTCATGAAAGCAACCTCGATGGTAAAATATACAACTTGACTCTAAAGTTAGAAACCTTCGGATCCTTCAATTTCCTGAGGCCTTTAATCTTTTTCTTAGTCTTTGAAGTTTTCTTTGAAAGTTTTGGATCACTGTTTCCTTCGCTAGTATTCTTCTTGGTATCAAGAGCAAGCTCTGATAAAAGCGCTTCTGTTAAAGCATCTGACTTCTGCTTTTCTTCTTCATTAACCAATGCCTCTAATTTTGCCTGCAAAAGCAAAATTCCCAAAAGTATTAGATTTGGAACAAGGAAGTTGGGGAAACAGTTCAGATAATTATGCAGTGGAAACAGTACGAACATGTATGAAGTTTCGCACAAGAGGCAACATGATGCCCCGATAATCACAACTGCAATGCTTATATATGGCCAACAGACGCCACATAATTCCACCGTTCCTTGTGATTGGTTCTTCAATTCTGGGAAGCTGCAGGAAACATCACAAACTTGCCCGAGATTAGTAAACAACTGAGTACTTATACTTGAGAATAGACAAAGACTAAGAATTTGAATAACAAACATCAGAGGAGTAAAAGGAGAAAGTTATAACATAAGTTCAAATTCCTAAAACCAATGGTTGTAACTGAAAAGAAGCATAAATTGACACTGCCAGACTATTCACAACATTGGCAAGCTCCAAACCATCTGCCAATGACTTCTGTTAATTAACTAAAGCTAGGCAACAAGATTGGCAAGTTGCAAAGCTTCTGGCCCTGGTGAAGGATGTTAGATTAATTTTCCTGCGATTTGATATGCAAGTTGTATAACACTTTTACAAccggaaaaaataataaatcaacaatcAAGTCTAAGGCTTCGTTTTCCATAGCTACCTCTGATAATGGCTGCTCCATTTCCTTCTGGATTGCCATTCTGATAGAAGCATCTTCTTGATCCTCAAGTTCAGTACTTCTCAAAACATTTGACCTATAACTCTTGTTATTCAAAGCCTCCTCAACTCCCAAATGATGAATTTTTCGGGCTTCTGTCACCACTCCCACTATCACATCCAACACAGACATAGAGTCTTCCTTTGCATATTTCTTCAAGAGTGATTCATAACTTTGTGGGACATGCTTTCCACCTTGCTCCCTCTTCTCGAGTTCTTGTGCACAGATGCTCTCAATTGCTTGTAATGATGTGCACTGTCCTAGAAGTTTGCTTTGTTTGCTCCGCAGACTTTCAAATAGATTAAATTGTTGCTCGAAATCCTTTGATGCCTCCATCCCTTCTTGTTTCATATCATCTAGTAAACGTGTCCATGATGCTAATTGTTCTGCAGTTGAAGTCGGAGGACCCTTGAACAACCAATTCGTAAAAGCATCAATATCTGGCAGCACAGCAACTTCATCATCACAAATACTGCAAGTTGAGGCAGAACCATCACTGTCATCGTCAACACCATCGTGATGTCTGTGTGGCATAACCTCCACCCTTAGTAAACAATCATCGAAGAGACACGACGAGTCACCAGTTAAAAAGATCCTTTCCTTAATAAGACATCTCTTGCTGTCATCAGATCGACCAAAGTCAGACCCAGAAAGTTCGTACACACACTGTACGAGCTCAAGGATTTTCTTTAACTGAGGCACCTCCAAAAAACAGATGCAGAGAGGTGATTTTTCAAGGCCTTGACTTTGAAGCTGCGATGCTGGGATAAAATTCTGCAGTTCTGCTATCGTACGCGTGATAACCGTGCTAAGATTGTACCCCGTAAGAAACTTGTATCTCACAAGAACTTGGAACTGTCTATGGATTTCTTGTAGGATATTTGCGCGCTCAATATCATCGGACAATGGCCACTTCTGGTCATTTCTGCAGGCCCTGGGGAGAAAATACGGAATAGATTTACAATTACTGAAGCCAAACAAAGTTTCATCATTGTTTCTTCTTCCACTGCCTGGATCTTGATCGAACAACTGAGCCTTTCCACGATTTTCATCAACTGAGCCTTTCCGCGATTTTTGGGatttcaattgtttttcaatcattttaatGGCTCTGGGGGTATCAACTGGCTCCCATGTACCATTCACAAGCATGTCAGCCCATTCAGCATCAATTTCTGGAAACTCAAACGGCTTCACCTTCAACTTCTGCCCGATTTCCCCCTCGTGCTCTCGCTCGATATGCTTCAAACGCTGTTCCAAATCTCCAAACTTCTCATCACAATAATAACACCCCCAGAACTTCCAACTCCTGTTCTTCTCAGCATAACCGATACCTTCCGAAAATACCCTTTCCGCTAAACCATCCTTGCATACTGAACAGCAATACTCCCTCAAATCACCAACTCTAACTCCAATCAACCCCATCTTTCTCTCGTCACTCATCGCATCCCAATACGTTCGCGACTTGCCCATTTTCGCCgcggccccctctctctcctcccgaaaAGTCTGTCTCTTCCGTTCGCTCATTCTAGAACTATCTGGCTCGGATCTTTCCTCCGAAACCCTGATCTTGATTTCATTCCTTTTGCCATTTCGCGGCCTCCTATCAACCGGCACAACCTCGATCACGCCCTTCAGTGGAATTTCTTTTCCAAGATTCTTCTTCAGCGATAAAGAAGCCTCCCTGCATTTCCCTAAAATCCACTCCAATCTTTTCCTCACACCGTGAATCCGCTCTTCCACCGTGGATTCCTCCTTAACCACCAACACTTCTTCAGCAGGGGTGATCGGATTCTCGATGGACAACGCCCGTTCGCACTCTCTCGCGGCCTCCTCGAACCCTTCGACATCCCTCGACGCATTGTACATTGCCTGGGCGTAGAACGCACGGAACTCGATCGAGTTCGGGGACAGGGAGGCCGCTCGTCGAGCCGACTCAACCGCGCTCCTCATGTGCTTCTGTTTCAAGACACTGTCGGAACTGGCTATCCTAGAAGCTTCCACAGCGTGCAGGTTGCCTCGGACGGCGTGCACGAGGGCGCAGTCTGAGTGACTGCGGCACGCGTCCTCCATGAGCCTGTGGGCCTTGGCGGGGTTGCGGCGGAGGGCGGCGATTGCGAGCTGGCATTGGGATTTGATGAGGGGAAGTTCATCGGTCTTGTTCTGTTCTTGATTGGCGTTATCATCGGTTGCGGCGGGCGGCGGACATGGTGGTGGGTTTTTTCGCTTCTTGTTATTAAGACCCATTGGAgggtttttcaatatttttcagtTAGAATTGAATTGAAGGAATGAGAAAACTTGAAAAAGAATGAGAGGGTGTATGTATAGGTGTATGGATTGTATTTATGGCAGTgtggggaagaagaagaagattaatGGTGTTTTGGTAATGtggagaaaaaggagagctttTGAATTTCTGTTAAGCTTCCGCGCTATGGAGGGAAAATTTAGGGATTAGAATAATGGAGGGGCCCAGGGCTTTCGTGTtcttggagaaatttttggatgtcCGTGGGCAATCCCAGCTGCGTAAACGTGTTTTTGACGATTCatatttattatttctttttcctACTCGAtcactttctctcctctctttttttcctctaaaattcagaccgtccaaaacacgtttggacggttgAAATAGTCGACCCGCCTGACACTCAAAAACATCATGTTCTTGAATCTTGTGGGACTTGCTTGCCTATCAAGATTCAAGACATATTTGATGTACCtattatcaaatttttttaataatattttgtcgtttaaaaaaaattcaagacgtGCTCATTGCTCAATAACAGGGGTTCAAAACCCACCCACCGACTTTCCCTTCAACTTTTGCTAGACTCGGaatgttcattttgttcaacttGACAAGTTAACTACGTTTTGTGAAAAATCGCAATGATCGGATTTGGGCAATTATATGAACGAAACATGTTTCTATCCTCAAAATCAtagccataaaaaaaaattactaaaatatgTTATGTTCACATAGCTATCAATGTTCGATTAATGTGATTTTGTTTATACTAGTAACTACCACTTAAGGAGTGAACAATACGAAGGACAAGTATTTCTGATGTTCTAtgcccccaattttttttttttttttgtagaaactGCCTTTTTTATTGCTCGTTGGTTATCCAATCTACTTATGCTATTTGGCTTCTAATTGTGCAACTTCTACGAACGGAGCAAATCACTGTTTCGTCCATTATGCTCTAGCTTTGTTGTTGACAACAACCGTGCCTCTTGTGCCCGAATTTTAGAGAAAAGatggtcttttctttttccatttttgatcgccgattgtctttttttttttttttttttttcatatcacCTTAATTTGTTTGGATACACTTGGAAGTTCCCATTGTGAGGAAATTATATGGGTGTTTGACATGCCTGAGGGTAGTGCTGGCGTGGCGAGGGGGGCCAATCCTTGATGGTGGGCCGGTGATCGATGTTGCACGTCCTTGTCTCCATGGGAAAATAGAATCAGTTACAAAAATTAGGCCGCTAATTTtatcacttccttttttgttaacgtcactctcctgcaagtgtattcttgtaccaaaaatacacttgcaggaaaGTGGCGTTAACACTACGCAAATACAGTACTAATGGTAAAATTTTCTTCCTGGTATCCGGCCAGAATTACAAAACAGGAAGCACACTTCCAAGAAGAATGGCTTGTGAAGTGGCTGGTCAGTGAAGACACAAAATATCTCTTTTCAACACATCACTGTAGAATCGATCGAGTGGGTATCTATTTTTCCATTCGCCCTTTTTTCACCCTAGGTATCAACTGATTGTACGCTTGTTCGTCTTCGAACATTGTTGTTGTGAGAAGGCTTAACCCTTGTACTTGTATATTTCCTAAAAGAGA
Proteins encoded in this window:
- the LOC131304690 gene encoding uncharacterized protein LOC131304690, whose translation is MGLNNKKRKNPPPCPPPAATDDNANQEQNKTDELPLIKSQCQLAIAALRRNPAKAHRLMEDACRSHSDCALVHAVRGNLHAVEASRIASSDSVLKQKHMRSAVESARRAASLSPNSIEFRAFYAQAMYNASRDVEGFEEAARECERALSIENPITPAEEVLVVKEESTVEERIHGVRKRLEWILGKCREASLSLKKNLGKEIPLKGVIEVVPVDRRPRNGKRNEIKIRVSEERSEPDSSRMSERKRQTFREEREGAAAKMGKSRTYWDAMSDERKMGLIGVRVGDLREYCCSVCKDGLAERVFSEGIGYAEKNRSWKFWGCYYCDEKFGDLEQRLKHIEREHEGEIGQKLKVKPFEFPEIDAEWADMLVNGTWEPVDTPRAIKMIEKQLKSQKSRKGSVDENRGKAQLFDQDPGSGRRNNDETLFGFSNCKSIPYFLPRACRNDQKWPLSDDIERANILQEIHRQFQVLVRYKFLTGYNLSTVITRTIAELQNFIPASQLQSQGLEKSPLCICFLEVPQLKKILELVQCVYELSGSDFGRSDDSKRCLIKERIFLTGDSSCLFDDCLLRVEVMPHRHHDGVDDDSDGSASTCSICDDEVAVLPDIDAFTNWLFKGPPTSTAEQLASWTRLLDDMKQEGMEASKDFEQQFNLFESLRSKQSKLLGQCTSLQAIESICAQELEKREQGGKHVPQSYESLLKKYAKEDSMSVLDVIVGVVTEARKIHHLGVEEALNNKSYRSNVLRSTELEDQEDASIRMAIQKEMEQPLSELPRIEEPITRNGGIMWRLLAIYKHCSCDYRGIMLPLVRNFIHAKLEALVNEEEKQKSDALTEALLSELALDTKKNTSEGNSDPKLSKKTSKTKKKIKGLRKLKDPKATCGDELNLAQEETAEQDHFPVVAVRPDDLKLREQELRENFILEDRKLKEKLEYQRKVEDEAKQMALAKRTTNEAAPIKVEESTKPVVVCSQRTKKRRKKDTLQAQKNLPLAKIPELEDDLGVLSTCSTLGTISGSDIFNPGLRNDTGEYTCFVNVIVQTFWNLRKFREAFMSGATSEHVHIGDPCVVCALKEIFIALCEASANKEREAISPTSLRNALIKLNPDSNIFREPHMYDTSEVLAIVLDSLHKSTVGSKCAEGSWDCGSDACIAHELFGMDILEKIICSNCGMESREEKHTSFLYGICAGSLITIKACFI